A genomic window from Lotus japonicus ecotype B-129 chromosome 1, LjGifu_v1.2 includes:
- the LOC130730732 gene encoding cycloeucalenol cycloisomerase yields the protein MGASASPSLWLAPNPSKRWGELFFLLYTPFWLTLCLGIVVPFNLYENFTELEYLLLGLVSAVPSFAIPMLLVGKADRGMSWSDRYWVKASLWIIIFSYVGNYFWTHYFFTVLGASYTFPSWKMNNVPHTTFLLTHVCFLFYHVASNMTLRRLRHCIADLPEKIRWATEAAWILALAYFIAYLETIAISNFPYYQFVDRESMYKVGSLFYAIYFIVSFPMFLRIDEKPGNKWDLARVAVDALGAAMLVTIILDLWRIFLGPIVPIPDAKQCPQVGLPWFSRHANLT from the exons ATGGGAG CTTCTGCTTCTCCCAGCTTGTGGCTTGCTCCAAACCCCAGCAAAAGATGGGGcgaactcttcttccttctctacACTCCCTTCTGGCTCACGCTCTGTCTCGGCATTGTTGTTCCCTTCAACCTTTACGAG AACTTCACAGAATTGGAGTATTTGCTTCTTGGTTTGGTCTCTGCTGTTCCTTCTTTCGCAATTCCAATGCTGCTCGTTGGAAAG GCTGATAGAGGCATGTCATGGAGCGACCGTTATTGGGTCAAG GCCAGTCTCTGGATTATAATCTTCAGTTACGTTGGGAATTATTTCTGGACACATTACTTTTTCACAGTTCTTGGTGCATCTTATACCTTTCCATCATGGAAAATGAACAAT GTACCACACACAACATTCCTGCTCACTCATGTTTGCTTCCTCTTTTATCATGTTGCATCAAATATGACACTGCGCCGATTGCGACATTGTATTGCTGATTTGCCAGAAAAAATTCGATGGGCTACTGAAGCTGCATGGATTCTTGCTCTCGCATATTTTATAGCATACCTGGAGACAATAGCTATTTCCAAT TTCCCTTATTACCAATTCGTGGATCGAGAGTCTATGTACAAAGTTGGATCTTTGTTTTATGCCATCTACTTTATTGTAAGCTTCCCAATGTTTCTGAG GATTGATGAGAAACCTGGCAATAAATGGGACTTGGCCAGAGTGGCTGTTGATGCTTTGGGTGCTGCAATGCTGGTCACGATAATACTCGATTTGTGGCGCATATTTCTGGGGCCTATTGTTCCGATCCCAGACGCAAAACAGTGCCCTCAAGTAGGATTGCCCTGGTTTTCAAGACATGCCAATCTGACATGA